One part of the Streptococcus sp. oral taxon 431 genome encodes these proteins:
- a CDS encoding cation diffusion facilitator family transporter translates to MTTKGAVWLAFFLNLSYAIVEFIAGGVFGSSAVLADSVHDLGDAIAIGLSAFLETISNREEDSHYTLGYKRFSLLGALVTAVILMTGSALVILENITKLFHPQAVNDEGILWLGIIAVSINVLASLVVRKGKTKNESILSLHFLEDTLGWLAVILMAIVLRFTDWYILDPLLSLVISFFILLKAIPRFWSTLKIFLDAVPEGVDIKQVKSDLERLEYVASINQLNLWTMDGLEKNAIVHVCLKEIEQMELCKESIRSILKDCGFQNITIEVDADLETHQAHKRKIEELEVDKSHEHHH, encoded by the coding sequence ATGACAACGAAAGGTGCGGTTTGGCTAGCTTTTTTCTTAAATTTGAGTTATGCCATTGTCGAGTTTATCGCTGGTGGAGTATTTGGTTCTAGTGCTGTTCTTGCTGACTCTGTCCATGATTTGGGAGATGCAATCGCAATTGGGCTATCAGCATTTCTAGAAACAATCTCCAATCGTGAAGAAGATAGTCATTACACCTTGGGGTACAAACGTTTTAGTCTCCTAGGTGCCTTGGTAACGGCTGTGATTCTCATGACAGGATCTGCTTTAGTCATTTTGGAGAATATAACGAAACTCTTTCATCCACAAGCGGTCAATGATGAGGGTATCCTCTGGCTAGGAATCATTGCTGTTAGCATTAATGTGCTGGCGAGTCTAGTAGTTCGCAAGGGAAAAACAAAAAACGAATCCATTCTTAGCCTGCATTTTCTGGAAGATACTCTGGGTTGGCTGGCTGTTATCCTAATGGCCATTGTTCTGCGATTTACCGACTGGTATATTCTGGATCCGCTCTTATCTCTTGTCATTTCCTTCTTCATTCTGTTAAAGGCTATTCCACGTTTTTGGTCTACACTCAAGATTTTCCTCGATGCCGTGCCAGAAGGAGTGGATATCAAGCAAGTAAAGAGTGATTTGGAACGGTTGGAGTATGTGGCTAGTATCAATCAGCTTAACCTATGGACCATGGATGGTTTGGAGAAAAATGCCATTGTCCATGTTTGTCTAAAAGAAATTGAACAGATGGAGCTCTGCAAGGAATCGATTCGAAGCATACTCAAAGATTGTGGTTTCCAAAATATCACCATTGAGGTTGATGCAGATCTAGAAACTCACCAAGCCCATAAGCGCAAAATTGAGGAGTTGGAAGTAGATAAAAGTCATGAACATCATCATTAA
- a CDS encoding TetR/AcrR family transcriptional regulator, translated as MTSQDRRITKTRKAIYTAFLQLLNQKNFESITVQEIIDLADVGRSTFYSHYECKELLLDELCRYLFHHLFEREENISTEAYLAHIFSHFKKNQDHVTSLLFSKNDYFLRQLQKELEHHVYPMVAEDLQVSYSNIPASYLKHYVVTNFIETLTWWLKKGKSYKEDQVVRFYLDVMGMK; from the coding sequence ATGACTAGTCAAGACCGTCGCATTACCAAGACACGAAAAGCTATCTATACTGCTTTTTTACAATTACTAAATCAAAAAAATTTTGAATCCATCACTGTTCAGGAGATTATTGACCTAGCAGATGTCGGTCGCTCCACCTTTTACAGTCACTATGAATGTAAGGAACTGCTTCTAGACGAGCTCTGCCGTTATCTCTTTCATCATCTTTTTGAACGTGAGGAAAATATATCTACAGAAGCTTATTTGGCTCATATCTTTTCACATTTTAAGAAAAATCAGGACCACGTCACCAGTCTTCTTTTCTCTAAAAACGACTACTTCCTCCGTCAATTGCAGAAAGAATTGGAACACCATGTTTATCCTATGGTCGCAGAGGACTTGCAAGTTTCCTATTCTAATATTCCTGCTTCTTATCTCAAACACTATGTTGTAACTAACTTTATCGAAACATTGACCTGGTGGCTGAAAAAGGGGAAATCTTATAAGGAAGATCAAGTAGTGAGATTTTACTTAGATGTCATGGGGATGAAGTAG
- a CDS encoding endonuclease III domain-containing protein: protein MMRQEEIQETLLRLCKHYGEQNWWQSDNKLEDMVSTILIQRTSEKNAKLALAGLMDFMTVEGILGLWLEDLQERIRPAGFFKQKSQTIRGLLIWLRENGGFEVLARIGTEDLRKQLLELKGIGPETADALLLYLFDRSVFISDEYARRLFRRLGFGNFDTYNEMQAVYCNVLEGLTLKQCQEIHAVIDEHGKVFSKSKGQLDESWLR from the coding sequence ATGATGAGGCAAGAAGAAATACAAGAGACTCTTTTGCGACTCTGTAAGCACTATGGAGAACAAAATTGGTGGCAATCGGATAACAAGCTTGAAGATATGGTATCTACTATTCTTATACAGCGAACATCTGAGAAAAATGCTAAGTTGGCTTTAGCTGGTCTTATGGATTTCATGACAGTAGAGGGTATCCTAGGGTTATGGCTAGAAGATTTACAGGAACGTATTCGACCTGCTGGATTTTTTAAGCAAAAGTCTCAAACGATTAGGGGACTTCTAATCTGGTTAAGAGAAAATGGTGGTTTTGAGGTTCTTGCTAGGATTGGAACAGAAGATTTACGGAAGCAACTTTTGGAGTTAAAAGGGATTGGACCAGAGACTGCAGATGCACTTTTACTATATCTTTTTGATCGTTCAGTTTTTATTTCGGATGAATATGCTAGAAGACTTTTTCGACGATTAGGATTTGGAAATTTTGATACCTATAATGAAATGCAGGCTGTTTATTGTAACGTATTGGAAGGACTTACTCTCAAACAATGCCAAGAGATTCATGCTGTTATTGATGAACATGGGAAAGTTTTTAGCAAAAGTAAAGGCCAGTTAGACGAAAGTTGGTTACGATAA
- a CDS encoding ABC transporter permease/substrate-binding protein, which produces MSNLISTFQERFSEWVTALGQHLQLSLLTLLVAIFLTIPLAVYLNGHKKAANWVLQVAGIFQTIPSMALLGLFIPFMGIGTLPALTALVIYAIFPILENTITALNGIDPSLEEAGIAFGMTKWERLKKFEIPLAMPVIVSGVRTATVMIIGTATLAALVGAGGLGSFILLGIDRRNASLILIGAISSAILAILFNVILKWLEKAKLRTIVSAFAVMILGLGVSFVPSIIPHNEKDNLVIAGKLGPEPEILMNMYKLLIEENTDMTVTVKPNFGKTDFLYQALKKGDIDIYPEFTGTITGSLLQPAPKVSNDSEEVYEVARDGIKKQDNLVLLNHMAYQNTYAIAVPKKIAQEYGLKTISDLKKVEGQLKAGFTLEFNDREDGNKGLQSVYGLNLNVATMEPALRYQAIQSGDIQITDAYSTDAEIARYDLVVLEDDKQLFPPYQGAPLMKAELLEKHPELEAVLNKLAGKITESQMSRMNYQVGIDGKDAYTIAHDFLVEQGLLNK; this is translated from the coding sequence ATGTCTAATTTGATTTCAACCTTTCAAGAGCGATTTAGTGAATGGGTAACAGCTCTGGGACAACACTTACAATTATCGCTTTTGACCTTATTGGTTGCTATTTTTCTGACCATCCCACTTGCGGTTTATCTAAATGGTCACAAAAAAGCAGCGAACTGGGTGCTACAAGTTGCGGGTATCTTCCAGACCATTCCTTCAATGGCCTTGTTGGGGCTCTTTATTCCTTTCATGGGAATTGGAACCTTACCAGCCCTCACGGCTCTGGTTATTTATGCTATTTTCCCGATTTTAGAAAATACAATCACAGCCTTGAACGGCATTGATCCTAGTCTTGAGGAGGCAGGAATTGCTTTTGGAATGACCAAGTGGGAGCGACTCAAGAAGTTTGAAATTCCACTGGCCATGCCTGTCATTGTATCGGGGGTTCGTACAGCAACCGTTATGATCATTGGGACAGCGACTTTAGCCGCTCTTGTTGGAGCTGGAGGATTGGGATCCTTTATCCTTTTGGGAATTGATCGTCGGAATGCTAGTCTCATTTTAATCGGAGCAATCTCATCAGCCATCTTGGCCATTCTCTTTAATGTCATTCTCAAATGGTTGGAAAAGGCAAAGTTGCGTACGATTGTTTCGGCCTTTGCTGTCATGATCCTTGGTTTGGGAGTTAGTTTTGTTCCAAGCATCATCCCACATAATGAGAAAGACAATCTCGTCATTGCTGGGAAGTTAGGACCTGAACCTGAGATTCTCATGAATATGTATAAACTTCTCATCGAGGAAAATACGGATATGACGGTGACGGTTAAACCCAATTTTGGGAAGACAGATTTCCTTTACCAAGCACTGAAAAAAGGGGATATTGATATCTATCCAGAATTTACAGGTACTATTACAGGCTCTCTCTTGCAGCCAGCTCCTAAAGTGAGCAATGACTCTGAAGAAGTTTATGAAGTAGCGCGTGATGGCATTAAGAAGCAGGATAATCTAGTCTTGCTGAATCACATGGCTTATCAAAATACTTATGCTATAGCAGTTCCTAAAAAAATTGCGCAAGAATATGGGCTTAAGACGATTTCAGACTTGAAAAAAGTAGAAGGACAGCTCAAGGCGGGATTCACTCTGGAGTTTAATGACCGTGAGGATGGAAACAAGGGCTTGCAGTCTGTTTATGGATTGAATCTCAATGTGGCAACTATGGAGCCAGCTCTTCGCTACCAAGCCATCCAGTCAGGTGACATTCAAATTACAGATGCTTACTCAACGGATGCTGAAATTGCTCGGTATGATTTAGTGGTTTTGGAGGATGATAAACAACTCTTCCCACCATATCAAGGTGCACCACTTATGAAAGCTGAATTACTCGAAAAACATCCTGAGTTGGAAGCAGTCCTCAATAAATTAGCTGGTAAAATTACAGAAAGCCAGATGAGTCGGATGAACTATCAGGTTGGTATTGATGGTAAGGATGCTTATACTATTGCACATGATTTCTTGGTGGAACAGGGATTATTGAATAAATGA
- a CDS encoding ATP-binding cassette domain-containing protein: MIEYKNVVLRYTDTDILKDVNLRIENGEFMVLVGPSGSGKTTMIKMVNRLLEPTDGNIYMDGKRIKDYDERELRLSTGYVLQAIALFPNLTVAENIALIPEMKGWSKEKIASKTEELLDKVGLPASDYAHRLPSELSGGEQQRIGIVRAIIGEPKILLMDEPFSALDAISRKQLQALTKDLHKEFSMTTIFVTHDTDEALKLGDRIAVLQDGEIRQVAEPETILQAPATDFVANLFGGGLHV, from the coding sequence ATGATTGAATACAAAAATGTAGTGCTGCGCTATACGGATACAGACATTTTAAAAGATGTCAATCTCCGCATTGAAAATGGAGAATTCATGGTGCTTGTGGGTCCTTCAGGATCTGGAAAGACCACCATGATCAAGATGGTGAACCGTCTCTTGGAGCCGACAGATGGCAATATTTATATGGACGGGAAACGCATCAAGGACTATGATGAACGGGAGTTACGTCTCAGTACCGGCTATGTCCTTCAGGCCATTGCCCTTTTTCCAAATTTGACAGTTGCTGAAAATATAGCATTGATTCCTGAGATGAAGGGTTGGAGCAAGGAGAAAATTGCCTCTAAAACAGAAGAACTCTTGGACAAGGTGGGTCTGCCTGCTTCAGATTATGCTCATCGTTTACCAAGCGAGTTATCTGGTGGGGAGCAACAGCGGATTGGGATTGTGCGGGCTATCATTGGGGAACCAAAAATCTTGCTGATGGATGAGCCCTTCTCAGCTTTGGATGCTATCTCCCGCAAGCAGTTGCAAGCTCTCACCAAAGACTTGCACAAGGAGTTCAGTATGACGACCATTTTCGTTACTCATGATACGGATGAGGCTTTAAAATTAGGGGATCGAATTGCCGTTTTACAGGATGGAGAGATTCGTCAGGTCGCAGAACCTGAAACAATTTTACAAGCGCCTGCGACAGACTTTGTAGCGAACTTGTTTGGAGGTGGCCTTCATGTCTAA
- a CDS encoding zinc-binding dehydrogenase gives MRAVVVSTPGGPEVLKVVERPKPVLKAGWTLVKIQGFGINHSEIFTRKGQSPSVKFPRVLGIECVGLVEETTRPDLKIGQQIISIMGEMGRAFDGGYAEYTLLPNEQIYPIKTELDLESLIALPETYYTAFGSFLNLKIEEKDSVLVRGATSGVGIAFAKLLKGKFPKIHLAGTSRNLAKEDQLKAVGFDQVILDKDGVLQTQEQFDKVLDLVGPSAILDTFARTAEGGIICSCGLLGGQWTVPDFDPIEMLSRNLYLTTFASANVSQDKLQALVDFVERYHVDVGSEKVYKIDQIQEAHAYLEGSYSFGKVIVKNEED, from the coding sequence ATGAGAGCAGTTGTTGTAAGCACTCCAGGTGGACCGGAGGTATTAAAAGTTGTCGAACGACCAAAACCAGTCCTGAAGGCAGGTTGGACCCTGGTGAAAATCCAAGGATTTGGCATCAATCATAGTGAAATTTTCACCCGTAAGGGACAATCACCATCTGTGAAATTTCCTCGTGTATTAGGGATTGAGTGTGTCGGTCTTGTGGAAGAAACGACACGACCGGATTTGAAGATTGGTCAACAAATCATTTCCATTATGGGAGAGATGGGGCGAGCCTTTGATGGAGGTTATGCAGAGTATACACTTCTTCCAAATGAACAAATTTATCCGATCAAGACAGAACTTGATTTGGAAAGTTTGATTGCACTACCTGAAACCTATTACACGGCATTTGGCTCTTTTCTCAATCTTAAGATTGAGGAGAAAGATAGCGTGTTAGTTCGCGGAGCAACCAGTGGTGTAGGAATTGCCTTTGCTAAACTGCTTAAAGGAAAATTTCCTAAGATTCACCTGGCAGGAACTAGCCGAAATTTAGCTAAGGAAGACCAATTGAAGGCAGTCGGATTTGATCAGGTGATTTTGGACAAGGATGGCGTCTTGCAAACGCAAGAGCAGTTTGATAAGGTCTTAGATCTTGTCGGTCCAAGTGCTATTCTCGATACTTTTGCTCGAACAGCAGAAGGCGGGATTATCTGTTCTTGTGGCCTACTGGGTGGTCAGTGGACTGTTCCAGACTTTGATCCAATCGAGATGCTCTCTCGCAATCTCTACTTGACGACCTTTGCTTCTGCCAATGTGTCTCAAGACAAGCTTCAGGCTTTGGTAGACTTTGTCGAGCGTTATCATGTGGATGTAGGGTCTGAAAAAGTTTATAAGATTGACCAAATTCAGGAAGCGCATGCTTATCTGGAAGGAAGCTATTCTTTTGGCAAAGTTATTGTGAAAAATGAGGAAGACTAA
- a CDS encoding nuclear transport factor 2 family protein: MSIQAQNAQNLYIRAIQDGRVAEAQASSVGDTYIQHSTGVPDGKEGFATFFADFFKRHPEREIKIVRTIEDGNLVFVHVHQYLNGGEAQWVTTDTFRADENGRIVEHWDVIDYYRTPENEQLDQIFGDFEIKDLDKSAENKKLIRRFLTEIFQNKELDQWEDFVAEDVIQHNHEIGQGSQAYKDYVREHHVAYDFVFQLLTQGNFAVSYGQVLIDGVAYAQYDIFRLENGKIVEHWDNKEVMPKVEDSTNRGKF; the protein is encoded by the coding sequence ATGTCAATTCAAGCACAAAATGCACAAAATCTATATATTCGTGCTATTCAAGATGGCCGTGTAGCAGAAGCGCAAGCAAGCTCAGTAGGGGATACCTATATCCAACACTCGACAGGAGTGCCGGATGGGAAAGAAGGATTCGCTACTTTTTTTGCAGATTTTTTCAAGCGCCATCCAGAACGTGAAATCAAGATTGTTCGTACCATTGAAGATGGCAATCTGGTTTTTGTTCATGTGCACCAGTACCTAAACGGTGGAGAAGCCCAATGGGTGACGACAGATACTTTCCGTGCAGATGAAAATGGTCGTATCGTTGAGCATTGGGATGTTATTGACTACTATCGTACACCTGAAAATGAGCAACTTGATCAGATCTTTGGAGATTTTGAAATCAAGGACTTGGACAAGTCAGCGGAAAATAAAAAGCTGATCCGTCGTTTCTTGACAGAAATTTTCCAAAACAAGGAGCTCGATCAATGGGAAGACTTTGTGGCAGAGGATGTGATTCAGCATAATCATGAAATTGGGCAAGGGAGTCAAGCTTATAAGGATTACGTACGCGAGCACCATGTGGCCTACGACTTTGTTTTCCAACTCTTGACTCAAGGAAATTTTGCAGTGAGTTATGGTCAGGTATTGATTGATGGCGTTGCCTATGCTCAATACGATATCTTCCGTTTAGAAAATGGGAAAATTGTTGAACATTGGGATAATAAGGAAGTTATGCCTAAGGTAGAAGACTCGACCAATAGAGGGAAATTTTAA
- a CDS encoding MarR family winged helix-turn-helix transcriptional regulator codes for MDKMLGGYQALQIRLLNGRIFQKLLSKEPDAQYRSEQGKILTILWKQELGCATATDIALATGLANNTLTSMVKKLEEQGLVAIKPCTQDKRKKYISLTDLGWAQKEIGDRVSKELGEIFYQGFSDQEIQEFEAYQERIITNLKKKENEE; via the coding sequence ATGGACAAGATGTTAGGGGGCTACCAAGCTCTACAGATTCGATTGTTGAATGGGCGTATCTTTCAAAAACTCTTGAGCAAGGAACCAGATGCCCAATACAGAAGTGAGCAGGGAAAAATTTTAACAATCTTGTGGAAGCAAGAGTTGGGTTGTGCTACCGCAACTGATATTGCTCTTGCGACAGGTCTTGCAAACAATACGCTGACCAGTATGGTTAAGAAATTAGAAGAACAGGGTTTGGTTGCGATTAAGCCTTGTACACAGGATAAAAGAAAAAAATATATCTCTTTGACAGATCTCGGTTGGGCGCAAAAAGAAATTGGAGACCGTGTCAGTAAAGAGTTAGGTGAAATTTTCTACCAAGGATTTTCGGATCAAGAAATCCAGGAATTTGAAGCTTATCAAGAGCGTATTATCACTAATCTAAAGAAAAAAGAAAATGAGGAATAA
- a CDS encoding DUF4767 domain-containing protein — translation MGNRSIVGSLFILIFSFLTVGCSNQNSDVSSDDTSLSATTSQSTTSNKIKSGESKKDYKDLYKPVFEDYKKILSTPKDLNVIANLYKSLQGTERPINSWSVENAVFQSDKISYAYADLNKDGVEELLIGVEQSNGDYFISGLYYLVNEKPVLLAEGFVAGHGGARNSMNIYKGGDILELSWSSGTGEGRGVLYHLNSSQQAASKVQEQDIRVPGNKSLHSDFGKTEAEMLDFNQLDWQKFETSSSSKSISGEDQKAPWNARKSAKLEEFIKGWGERLGQPNYEKGISGGDVGADNLYTFGDGPSEKMNAEYTDTGLGTAKYRIVERYSNWDKYPDVHSYFFSITDTGEAIVFHSPTTNGGVMYLKPTENTEIQAEFKRLVEEE, via the coding sequence ATGGGTAATAGAAGTATAGTAGGAAGTCTGTTCATTCTTATATTTAGTTTCTTAACAGTTGGTTGTAGTAATCAAAATTCTGATGTTTCTAGTGATGATACTAGTTTATCTGCTACAACTAGTCAGTCAACTACTAGTAACAAGATAAAGTCTGGAGAGTCTAAGAAAGATTACAAAGATTTATACAAGCCAGTTTTTGAGGATTACAAAAAAATCCTATCTACACCGAAAGATCTTAATGTAATCGCTAATCTCTATAAGAGTTTACAAGGCACTGAACGCCCTATCAATAGTTGGTCAGTTGAAAATGCGGTTTTTCAATCAGATAAGATTAGCTATGCCTATGCGGATCTTAATAAAGATGGTGTAGAGGAATTGCTAATTGGTGTTGAGCAATCTAATGGTGATTATTTTATTTCGGGTCTTTATTATCTTGTGAATGAGAAGCCAGTCCTTTTAGCAGAAGGCTTTGTTGCAGGGCATGGTGGTGCTAGAAATTCTATGAATATCTATAAGGGTGGAGACATCTTAGAATTAAGCTGGTCATCTGGTACAGGTGAAGGTAGGGGAGTACTTTATCATCTGAATTCGAGCCAACAAGCAGCAAGTAAAGTTCAGGAACAGGACATTCGTGTTCCTGGTAACAAAAGTTTGCATTCTGATTTTGGAAAAACAGAAGCAGAAATGCTAGATTTCAATCAACTTGATTGGCAGAAATTTGAAACTTCTAGTAGTAGTAAGTCTATTTCGGGTGAAGACCAAAAAGCTCCTTGGAATGCTAGGAAATCTGCTAAATTAGAAGAGTTCATAAAAGGGTGGGGTGAAAGACTTGGTCAACCTAATTACGAAAAGGGAATATCAGGAGGGGATGTTGGTGCAGATAATCTCTATACCTTTGGAGATGGACCAAGCGAAAAAATGAATGCCGAATACACGGATACAGGTTTAGGAACTGCTAAGTACCGTATTGTGGAACGCTATAGTAACTGGGATAAATACCCGGACGTGCATAGCTACTTTTTTTCGATAACTGATACTGGGGAAGCGATTGTTTTTCATTCTCCAACAACAAATGGTGGGGTTATGTACTTAAAACCGACAGAGAATACAGAGATCCAAGCAGAGTTTAAACGCTTAGTTGAGGAAGAGTAG
- a CDS encoding sigma-70 family RNA polymerase sigma factor — translation MLEKYYAKVKGIVHKCRKDYYLHLWEKEDWDQEGMICLHELLEKHPELVEEEKKLYVYFKTKFRNRILDSVRKQESQKRRLDRMAYEEVGEISHRLPEGGLWLDDYYALHELLNTYRRKLPEDKQEAYERLWADERFKGRKALLRELKETLQDF, via the coding sequence ATGCTTGAGAAGTATTATGCAAAGGTAAAAGGAATTGTTCATAAATGTAGAAAAGACTACTATCTCCACCTGTGGGAGAAAGAGGATTGGGACCAAGAAGGCATGATCTGTCTCCATGAACTTCTAGAAAAGCATCCAGAACTAGTGGAAGAGGAAAAGAAACTCTACGTCTACTTCAAAACAAAATTTCGCAATCGAATCCTTGATAGCGTCAGAAAACAAGAGAGTCAAAAGCGTCGCCTAGACCGAATGGCCTATGAAGAAGTAGGAGAGATTAGCCATCGCCTACCAGAAGGAGGATTGTGGTTGGATGATTACTACGCCCTTCATGAATTGTTGAATACTTATAGAAGAAAGTTACCAGAAGATAAACAAGAAGCCTACGAACGACTCTGGGCAGACGAACGATTTAAAGGCCGCAAAGCCCTTCTAAGAGAACTGAAGGAAACATTACAAGACTTCTAA
- the nusG gene encoding transcription termination/antitermination protein NusG yields the protein MDSFDKGWFVLQTYSGYENKVKENLLQRAQTYNMLENILRVEIPTQTVQVEKNGKKKEIEENRFPGYVLVEMVMTDEAWFVVRNTPNVTGFVGSHGNRSKPTPLLEQEIRDILVSMGQTVQEFDIDVEVGQTVRIIDGAFADYTGKITEIDNNKVKMIISMFGNDTVAEVNLNQIAEL from the coding sequence ATGGATAGTTTTGATAAAGGATGGTTTGTGCTACAAACTTATTCTGGCTACGAAAATAAAGTAAAAGAAAATCTATTGCAACGTGCACAAACATACAATATGCTAGAAAATATTCTACGTGTTGAAATTCCTACACAAACAGTGCAAGTAGAAAAAAATGGAAAGAAAAAAGAAATCGAAGAAAATCGCTTTCCAGGGTATGTTCTTGTAGAAATGGTTATGACCGACGAAGCATGGTTTGTGGTGCGTAACACACCAAATGTAACAGGATTCGTAGGTTCACACGGAAATAGATCAAAACCAACTCCACTTTTGGAACAAGAAATTCGCGATATTTTAGTTTCTATGGGTCAAACTGTCCAAGAATTTGATATTGATGTTGAAGTTGGTCAAACTGTTCGTATTATTGACGGTGCTTTCGCAGATTACACAGGTAAGATCACAGAAATTGATAACAACAAAGTCAAGATGATTATCTCAATGTTTGGTAACGATACAGTTGCAGAAGTAAATCTTAACCAGATTGCAGAACTTTAA
- the secE gene encoding preprotein translocase subunit SecE, translating into MRFIKDIFKLLKETTWPTRKESWLDFKSIMEYTAFFVVMIYIFDQLIVSGLIRFINIF; encoded by the coding sequence ATGCGTTTTATTAAGGACATTTTTAAACTTCTTAAAGAAACAACTTGGCCGACTCGCAAGGAAAGTTGGTTAGATTTTAAATCTATCATGGAATACACTGCTTTCTTTGTAGTGATGATTTATATTTTTGACCAATTGATTGTTAGCGGATTGATTCGTTTTATTAATATTTTTTAA
- the rpmG gene encoding 50S ribosomal protein L33, producing MALKKASLACAVCGSRNYSIKISGNPKPTRLEVNKFCKHCGKYTTHRETR from the coding sequence ATGGCACTTAAAAAAGCAAGTCTAGCCTGTGCGGTTTGTGGTTCTAGAAACTATTCGATTAAGATTAGTGGAAATCCAAAACCAACACGCTTAGAAGTAAATAAATTTTGTAAACACTGTGGCAAGTACACCACACACCGAGAAACGAGATAG
- a CDS encoding phosphoglycerate mutase, with translation MVKLVFARHGESEWNKANLFTGWADVDLSEKGTQQAIDAGKLIKEAGIEFDQAYTSVLKRAIKTTNLALEASDQLWVPVEKSWRLNERHYGGLTGKNKAEAAEQFGDEQVHIWRRSYDVLPPAMDRDDEHSAHTDRRYASLDDSVIPDAENLKVTLERALPFWEDKIAPALKDGKNVFVGAHGNSIRALVKHIKQLSDDEIMDVEIPNFPPLVFEFDEKLNVVSEYYLGK, from the coding sequence ATGGTAAAATTGGTTTTTGCTCGCCACGGTGAGTCTGAATGGAACAAAGCTAACCTTTTCACTGGTTGGGCTGATGTTGATTTGTCTGAAAAAGGAACACAACAAGCGATTGACGCTGGTAAATTGATCAAAGAAGCTGGTATCGAATTTGACCAAGCTTATACTTCAGTATTGAAACGCGCAATCAAAACAACTAACTTGGCTCTTGAAGCATCTGACCAATTGTGGGTTCCGGTTGAAAAATCATGGCGCTTGAACGAACGTCACTACGGTGGTTTGACTGGTAAAAACAAAGCTGAAGCAGCTGAACAATTTGGTGATGAACAAGTTCACATCTGGCGTCGTTCATACGATGTATTGCCTCCAGCAATGGATCGCGATGATGAGCACTCAGCTCACACAGACCGTCGTTATGCTTCACTTGACGACTCAGTTATCCCAGATGCTGAAAACTTGAAAGTGACTTTGGAACGTGCCCTTCCATTCTGGGAAGATAAAATCGCTCCAGCTCTTAAAGATGGTAAAAACGTATTCGTAGGAGCACACGGTAACTCAATCCGCGCTCTTGTAAAACACATCAAACAATTGTCAGACGACGAAATCATGGACGTAGAAATCCCTAACTTCCCACCATTGGTATTCGAATTTGACGAAAAATTGAACGTAGTTTCTGAATACTACCTTGGAAAATAA